The genomic region AAGACAGATTAATCTGAACCAATAGCGCCTATTATTGCACATGTCCTTAATGTCGAATGACTCTTTTTTCCCGGCCGCCCGAAGCAGCTCCTGAAGCAGCGCCTTGCAGGCGCCGGAGATTTTTTGTCATATTGTTTACTCCCAAAAATTGACTCAAGCGGTTAAGAATAATATCATTTTGACCTATCATTTTGAAAGGATCCACAGAAATTGCCCCTTCATCTGAGAAAAGCTGAAAAGATGGATCTGGCTCTGGCTGCAGCTGTTTCGTTTGTTCCGCTTCTTATTGGTTTTCTCGGCTGGCGGTTGCTTGGGCCACTCGTTATTCCCGTTGCCATCAGCGCCGCAGCCTTTTTTATCACCCTGGCGCAACTCGAAATATCGGAACGACGCAGGGAAGATTACCGGCAAATCGAAGCTCTCTTCTCCCTTTTCTCAGTCGTAAAGCCATCCCGACCGCTGCCACCGATGCGAGATTGGGTGATCTCGCCTGATCTAGCAAGCATCATAGTTCGGGAAGTCTTAGATCGGAAGTCCTCGGTGATCCTGGAATGCGGGAGCGGATTGTCGACGCTTCTCATGTCGTATTGCGTAATCAGCAACG from Candidatus Abyssobacteria bacterium SURF_5 harbors:
- a CDS encoding class I SAM-dependent methyltransferase → MPLHLRKAEKMDLALAAAVSFVPLLIGFLGWRLLGPLVIPVAISAAAFFITLAQLEISERRREDYRQIEALFSLFSVVKPSRPLPPMRDWVISPDLASIIVREVLDRKSSVILECGSGLSTLLMSYCVISNGKGHIWSLEHDAKYARLAEKLIDSHGMKQTSTVIHAPLKEVFLRGRSWLWYDSSILKDIGPIDIAVIDGPPKRVQRNARYPALPLIYRYLSEDAIVILDDASRKEGPHENLWVRKSHK